The stretch of DNA ACGCTGCTGGCCGGCGTCGTCCTGATCGGACTCGCGGCCACCGGCTCGGCGGGGGACCTGCTGTCGGCGCTGACCGGCGGCACCGTCGGCGGGGACACCGCCGCGAGCGGACAGACCGCCGTCGCCGTCGCGGCCGGGGTCGGCGTCGCCGCGATCGGTGCCGTCCTGGCCATCGTCGCGAGCGCCCGCACCGACCGCAACTTCGTCCGGGCCGCGGTCGGGCGGCTGAGCGACGACTCCTACGCCGACTACGTCGCCGGCGTCGTCGAGCGGTTCGTCGCGGACATCCAGACCGTCACCGGAGACGGGCGGTCGTTCCTCCGCGTCGGCGGGACGAGCCTCGCCATCTGGGGGCTGGACGTGGTGACGGCGCTGGTCGTCTTCGCCGCGTTCGGCCACTCGCTGACGCCGTCGCTGATCGCGGTCGGCTTCTTCGCGGTCAGCGTCGGCAACCTCGCCAAGGTGCTGCCGCTCACCCCCGGCGGCGTCGGCCTCTACGAGGGGGCGTTCACCATCATCGTCGTCCCGCTGACGCCGCCGGGGATCGGGGTCGCCACCGCGCTGTCGGTCGCCATCGTCGACCACGCGGTCAAGAACGCCGTCACCGTGCTGGGCGGCGTCGGCTCGATGGCGTGGCTCAACGTCTCGCTGACCACCGCAGTCGAGGAGTCCCGGTCCGCGACCGACGTCGAGGCCGACGCGTAGTTCGTCGGAGCCGCCCGACGACGTGTGAGCCGAGACACACTTATGGGTCACGGTAACGTATAGCAAGGTAGTGAGCCACCGATGCAACCCAACGTCGGCGGGTACGACCGACTCGCACGGGCCGCGCTCGGACCGGTGGCGATCGTCGTCGGCGTCGCGCTCCTGATCGGCGCGGTCAGCCTCGACGCCGGAGGGCTGGGGGCCATCGTCGGAGTGCTCGCGCTGGTCGTCGGTGTCGTGTTCGTCGCGACCGCGGCCCTGCGATGGTGTCCGCTCAACGCGGTGACCGCCATCGACACGACGGCGGGAGGGACCGTCATCCTGCGGCCACCCGAGGAACCGGAGGGGGACCCACGGCGGGAGTGACGCCACGACCGCGCCGAAGGACCGCCCTACTGGCCGTCGTCGCGGAGGAACGGACCGAACGCCCCGGCCACGGCCGCGGCGAGCGCCTCGGCGCGGGTGGTCCGGCCGGCGGTGTAGACCCCGACAGCACCCTCCTGTTCGCTGACCGCCTCGCGGCCGAGCCGGTCGTCCAGGACCGGCCCCAGTTCCCCGCCGTCCCGGACGCGGTCCGCGACCGGCCCGGGCAGTCTGAGCGACGGCCCGCTCCCGAAAGCCGTCTCCGCCCCGTCGGTGACGGCCGCCCACATCACCAGCCACAGCCCCGGCGGGGTCTCCCGCTCGACGACGCCGCCCTCGATACCGACCCCGAAGTCGGCGTCGCCGGTCGCCAGCGCCGCCGCCGCGCGGTTCCGTGCCCCGGCGACCGTCTCCTCGCGACCGCGGGGCTGTTCGGCGACGCCGGAATCGACGGCGACCGGGTCGATCCGCGCGTCCGGGAGGACCGACTCGACGGCGGCGGCCTTGACGGGGTTCGTGCTCCCGACTGCCACGTACATACGGGACCCACGTCGGGGACGTCCATCACCGTTGTTGTTCGAACGCCGTCGGAGGCGACCGCGATCCCCGCGCTCGCAGTCCCGGCCGCAGATACCGGAACGGTTAAGTCACTTTCGGAGAGATCCAGTCTTACCGATTGCCGCCGGGGTTCTGTGGTTCGTCCCACCCGGTGAGCGCCCGCCCTCGCAATCTATGAGCGAACACACGAGAACACGACAGCGAACCGCAGAGGAAGAGACGACGGAATCGACCTCGACGGCCTGCCCGGAGTGTTCGGGCACGCTCGTTATGGACGACGAACACGGCGAGACGGTCTGTGAGGACTGCGGCCTCGTCGTCGAGTCCGACGAGATCGACCGCGGTCCCGAGTGGCGCGCCTTCGACGCCAGCGAGAAAGACGAGAAGTCCCGCGTCGGCGCGCCGACCACGAACATGATGCACGACAAGGGCCTCTCGACCAACATCGACTGGCGCGACCAGGACGCCTACGGCAACTCTCTGTCGGGCAAGCAGCGCCAGAAGATGCAGCGGCTCCGCAAGTGGAACGAGCGGTTCCGCACACGGGACTCCAAGGAGCGCAACCTCAAGCAGGCCCTGGGCGAGATCGACCGGATGGCCTCGGCGCTGGGCCTGCCCGAGAACGTCCGGGAGACGGCCTCGGTCATCTACCGCCGGGCGCTGGACGAGGACCTGCTGCCCGGTCGCTCTATCGAGGGTGTCTCGACGGCTTCGGTGTACGCCGCAGCCCGCCAGGCCGGCGTCCCGCGCTCGCTCGACGAGATCGACGACGTCTCCCGGGTCGAGAAGAGCGAGATCGCCCGGACCTACCGCTACGTCGTCCGGGAGCTCAGCCTCGAAGTGAAGCCCGCCGACCCCGAGAGCTACGTGCCCCGCTTCGCCTCCGACCTCGAACTCTCCGACGAGGCCGA from Haloarcula litorea encodes:
- a CDS encoding transcription initiation factor IIB; amino-acid sequence: MSEHTRTRQRTAEEETTESTSTACPECSGTLVMDDEHGETVCEDCGLVVESDEIDRGPEWRAFDASEKDEKSRVGAPTTNMMHDKGLSTNIDWRDQDAYGNSLSGKQRQKMQRLRKWNERFRTRDSKERNLKQALGEIDRMASALGLPENVRETASVIYRRALDEDLLPGRSIEGVSTASVYAAARQAGVPRSLDEIDDVSRVEKSEIARTYRYVVRELSLEVKPADPESYVPRFASDLELSDEAEHRARQLLQNAKEEGVHSGKSPVGLAAAAVYAAALLTNEKTTQAAVSEVADISEVTIRNRYHELLEAEQSVPVA
- a CDS encoding YgaP family membrane protein produces the protein MQPNVGGYDRLARAALGPVAIVVGVALLIGAVSLDAGGLGAIVGVLALVVGVVFVATAALRWCPLNAVTAIDTTAGGTVILRPPEEPEGDPRRE
- a CDS encoding inosine/xanthosine triphosphatase; this encodes MYVAVGSTNPVKAAAVESVLPDARIDPVAVDSGVAEQPRGREETVAGARNRAAAALATGDADFGVGIEGGVVERETPPGLWLVMWAAVTDGAETAFGSGPSLRLPGPVADRVRDGGELGPVLDDRLGREAVSEQEGAVGVYTAGRTTRAEALAAAVAGAFGPFLRDDGQ